Genomic window (Rosa chinensis cultivar Old Blush chromosome 6, RchiOBHm-V2, whole genome shotgun sequence):
gtctCCTCCCTTCTCCTTCCATCTTTCCCCAATTTTCTACGGTGGGGAAGAGGATAAGTCTATGCTTAgatcctcttttttcttctggttTTTCATTTTCAGGGTTATTTTGGTTGGGCTCTGGTGTAGGAAACTCCTTACAAGATGCAATTTTGTTACTTTATTtccttccctttttttcttttgctttctgtttttaggtgttctttcttttcttttgatttctgTATTCTTGCTTgttttcattctcaaaaaaaaaaaaaaaaaaaaaaagtcttgcaTGTTTTGGTAATTGATTTTGTGAATCATGCTTTGCCGACTTCATCTGTTAGTTAGGTATATTCATTTTGGTATGAAGTTAATGGGCATGTTGAGTCATGGTATATGTTGACTATACTGAATAATGGCATATGTTGAAATATTGCAGGTCACCCTGACTATTTCACAGTCAAGGTGTATCATGGAGGGTGCATAAGGGACAGTAAATACGTTGGAAGGAAGGTGGATTTCTACGACAACGTCGACAAAGATAGAATGTCGTTTGTTGAGGTAGATAACATGGTAAGGCAACTCAATCCAGCTTATAGTCATCAAAGAATTGATTACTGGTATAAGGTTGGTGATGAAAATGATGAGCTGATGAAGTTGGAAACAGATTCAGATGTTATGATCATGTGTAGTGCTATACCACAGTGGAGGTTGATCATATTGTACTTGGACCATATGGAGTTGCACAATGTGTTTGGAGAGGAAGATGATGACATTTTCATGTATGAAGACTTCTTGTTTAATGCAGCTCAGAGCAGTAGTGTGATCATAGAAGAGTTACCTGATTCGCCTAAACCTGGTACAAGCAAGGGAATCATGATTAGGGAGGTTGAGGAGACTATATCTACTCAAGCAAGCATTGTTGGTGGCCTTGGTCCAAAAGACAAGGGAAAGCAGAAGTTGGTAGAGCATGATCCAAGCCAAAAACAGAAGTTGGTGGTGTATGATACATGCAAAAATCAACAGTCAAGTGGGATAGGGCAGTCTAGTGGACGAGTAGGATCTTCTAAACAACAATCAAGTGGGATAGGGCAGCAGGCAAATGTTCAAGAAAATGAAGGAAGCGGTCTTCTGGATGTAGAGATAGATTATTTGGATGAACTTCAATCATTTGGTGGTATGGAATATGGAAGTGAGGAATGCAGTGAGCATGAAGAAAACAGTGaggatggtggtggtgattatGATCCTTGTGCAGAGGATGAGGAGTACGACCATTATGGGgtcgatgatgatgatgaatggttgaatgaagaagatattgaagGGACTGCAACAAGACTAGAATCTATTCTGGGCAGGTCAAATGTGGATGAAGAGTGGGTTGATGAAGAGGACATGTTTGGTGTTGATGATTCAGATGATGAGAAGTTGGTATATACTATGAATTCTGATGGGAAACGTGAAGAGCTGGGATGCGAATTCAACCCCAAAACCGATATGAAGAATCCTGCTTTCAAACTTAAAATGAAGTTTGCAACATCGCAGATTCTTAGGGATGCCTTAAGGGAGCATGCCATTCAAGGAGGTTGGGAATATGTGTTCGTTAAGAATGACAAGACAAGGGTAAGGGTGGTTTGTAAGGAGGACAACTGTCCATTTCAGCTATTTGCCAGCAAAATGCAGCATGAGAGCACATTGATGGTCAAAAGCTATGATCCAGTTCACAAGTGCACAAGGAAATTCAACAACAGCATGGTTAAGCAAAAGTACCTAACTTCAAAGTTTAAAGATCAAATTGCTCTTAATGAGAGCTGGAAACCAGGTATTTCTCTTAATGGACTTGTGATTAATTGTGTTACTTATGAGGTTTTGGAACTGTTTCTGATTTGTAACATGTGTTGTAAATGTTTGTTGATGCAGAATCTCTAGCCAAGACAATGTCAGCTAGCATTAGAGCAAGGGTTTCCAAGTCAATGGCTTATAGGGCCAAGAGGGCTGCACTTTTGGAAGTAGAAGGATCCATAATAGAGCAATATGCAAGGCTGAGAGATTATGGAAGAGAGCTTCAGAGGGCTGATCCATCCACTACAATTAATATTAAGTGTGCTTTCCCCGATACAAGCAACCTTCCAGTATTTAAAAGAATGTATATTTGTTTGGGGGCTCTTAAGAATGGCTTTAAGGCTGGTTGCAGAACTGTTATTGGCTTAGATGGTGCACATCTAAAGAGCTGCTTTGGGGGTCAATTGTTGACAGCTGTTGGTATCGATGCCAATAACACATCATGGGTGATAGCATATGCTATGGTTGAGGCAGAAAGCAAGGATTCATGGATGTGGTTCCTAGAGTTAATGGTTTCTGATCTGAACATTGAGCATGAAGGAAGAGGATGGACCTTCATTAGTGATAGGCAAAAAGGTCTCATACCAGCATTTAATGAGGTTGTTCCAAGAGCTCATATCAGATTTTGTGTCCGGCACATGTGGACTAACTTTACGAAGTTATTTCCCGGAAAGGTGATGAAAGATCAGATGTGGACTTGTGCAAAATCAACTACTTTACCTTACtttcagaaggagatggaggatatgaAGGCCCTTGATCTTGATGCATATAAGTGGCTTACAGGTACTTGAAAATCCTTTATTATGAATGTTCATATGTTGATATATCTAAACTGATTTTAATATTATGCGATGGTAATGATTGCAGCAAAAGAGAGGCCTGCAAGACATTGGTGCAGAGCATATTTCAACACAGATGTGGACTGTGACATCATGATAAACAATCTGTGTGAGAGTTTTAATAGTTGGATATTGGAGGCAAGGGGTAAACCACCAGTGACCATGTTTGAAGAGTTGAGGGTCAAACTAATGAAGAGAGTTGCaatgaggaaagaaaaaatgGAGGCTTACCATGGCAATATCTGTCCAAAGCCAAGGGTGGTTATAGAGAAGAATAAGCTGAAGGCTGCAACAGACTGCATACCAACATTTAATGGTGGTGACATTGCAGAGGTAGAGAACATTGACAGATCGAAGAATGTGGTGGACTTAAGAATGAGGACAAGTACTTGCAGGCGGTGGGACTTATCTGGAATTCCATGCAAGCATGCTATCTCTGCCATTTACTTAAAGAGGCATGATCCGGATGATTATGTGGCAGCATGCTATTTGAAGAAGACCTACATGAGTATTTACAACAACTTCATCCAACCTGTAAATAGCATGGATTTGTGGTCAAGAACTGAAGATCCTCCTATTTTGCCTCCGCAATATTCAAGACAGCCTGGAAGGCCCAAAACAGCAAGAATGAAGGATGCTTCAGAAAGGGTTCAGGAAGGTGGTGTTAAACTTGGAAGAGTGCAAAGATCCCTAAGGTGCAGCAATTGTAAGCAAGTAGGTCACAACTTGAAAACATGTCAAAGACATTTGCCACCAAAGGAAAAGGCTTCTGTTGTTAATAAGAAGAGGAAGCTGAATTCACAGGAAGGACAAACATCTGAAAATCCGGTAACTTGTATTTCCAACTTGAGGCAATTAGTGGTTTTGACTTACATTGAATTGTCATTTACTTACCTTATTGTTTGCTGCAGtccaagaaaggaaaaaaaccaCCCATGACCAAGAATGAGTTGAGGCAGAAAGCTAAACAAAGGGCCGAGTATCAAATGGTATTACACACTCTCTTGTCTACTTCTTTTTTATGTATTGCTACTATCTAAAGTATCAAAGGTAACATTACTTTTAATGCAATGTTGTGTGTTTCCAGAAAAGGAAGGCTGCCAAGAAGGCATCAACATTGGAAGCAAACAAGTCTGCCCCAAAGACATCAAAGCCTATACAAGCTGCATCTACCCAGCAAAGTTCAAGGCCTGGACAAGCTGGATGTGCCCCAACAAGTTCAAGGTCTGTACAAGGTTCCAATGCATCAACCAAAAAGGTTGCAACACCATCAAGGTCCTCTCAAAGGGTTAGACAAAACTCAGGTAAAGGAGCTGCAAAATAGTTTAGGGTATGGGATCTGATATTAGCTAGCCAGGCAAAACGTTTTAGGCATCATGTTTTTGGGCAACCTTGTGCTGTGTCACTTGGTTGCTAGCTCTAATCTTTTGATAAGATGATTAGAGCTAAATTTAATTCCAAACATATTAGTACTTGAACAATTGGAGGATGCAATGCTCGAACGTTTATTTTTGGTAAGTTAGAGCTTTGTTAAATGGCTTGCTAATGTTGATGATATATTGTATTTCTCGGTTTAGGGGTTAATTATGAATGTAGATGAATGTTTGTTTCGAACTTTTTCCTTCCATTTATGCTTCAAATTTGTGGATGCTTCAATTTACACAAATATTACTCAATTTGTGAATATAGAGGGAAATATGATCTCAATTTTGGAGGCATTTTGATCTTCTTTTAGTGAAGAACAGGAAAAATGAAGTACAGGGACTGACCTCTTGATTCCATTGAAATGGCATGCATTCAGCTGAGTTGGCATGGAAAAAATGCCAACTCAGCAAGTTAACAGCCACTTCAGACGGACAGTTAACGGaaggaccaaattgtgtgaaattttaATGTCTGGGGAGTGATTTGTTGAAATTGAGATatgagggactgaactgtcgactccccgaaagtacagggagtgaccagtaatttccccaaaaaagaattaattgggtattagggaaataatctcttagagtgttttgggtaaatggggttaaaaaacagttggtggagcaagtgggcaatttctaagttgaaattgggtaaatgatcatttccccaattATTAATACAATTTCTATGAGTTTATCTAATTAGGCATATTGTCTTCCATTTTAAggtttttcctcttcttcacaCCAGACTTGGTATCATTGAGGCTAACACTTAGAATCTGCTTGCAGCCCTGCATAATTGGTACAGCCCTGCAAAAAATTCTTGAAATGAGCCACTTATTTGTAATGCACGGACTACACAGAATAACCAAAACTCCAGTTTTATTTCTACTTAGGTATAAAGTTGAACATGCTTATTACAAATATCTAATCTGCAAGTTTTAGTAAAAGCAAGCAACTCAAAGTTTGTCACTAAGAAAGCTGGGTTCTTCATTGTGAAAATAAGAACTCAAAACATACATAAAATAACATCTAATCATTCTGACCCAACTCTAATCATGCATAAACACCAACTTCGATTAACATATACAACCCAGAAGAGGGAAAGCATAGGGATTTGATTAACTATAAAAAAAACTTCACTCTTTCAACTCCTGTCGACCTGTCCAATAAATCAAAACACCAACttcgaaaaaaaaatggaaaaaagaagaagccatAACCTGGATTCAAAAGATCGATGTGACTGTGAGTCGAAGGGAGAGGATCGAAAGATCGATGTGACTATGATACTATGAGTCGTGAATGAGGAGCggatgagaaagagagaaaagtttgGTCGTTTGGAGTGATGGAGATCTGGAGAGAATGGAGGCACAACGactgagaaagagagaaaagtttgGTCGTTTGGAGTGATGGAAAAACTTCGATCTGAGAGAAGAGGATAAGCCGATGAGGGATGGAGGCAACCTCGATCTGAGACAAGAGGCCATGGTTGAGAGAGAATGGAGGCAATGGAGACAGCGGCTGAGTCAGGAGAGAAGAGTTTACA
Coding sequences:
- the LOC112169929 gene encoding uncharacterized protein LOC112169929 isoform X1, encoding MSFVEVDNMVRQLNPAYSHQRIDYWYKVGDENDELMKLETDSDVMIMCSAIPQWRLIILYLDHMELHNVFGEEDDDIFMYEDFLFNAAQSSSVIIEELPDSPKPGTSKGIMIREVEETISTQASIVGGLGPKDKGKQKLVEHDPSQKQKLVVYDTCKNQQSSGIGQSSGRVGSSKQQSSGIGQQANVQENEGSGLLDVEIDYLDELQSFGGMEYGSEECSEHEENSEDGGGDYDPCAEDEEYDHYGVDDDDEWLNEEDIEGTATRLESILGRSNVDEEWVDEEDMFGVDDSDDEKLVYTMNSDGKREELGCEFNPKTDMKNPAFKLKMKFATSQILRDALREHAIQGGWEYVFVKNDKTRVRVVCKEDNCPFQLFASKMQHESTLMVKSYDPVHKCTRKFNNSMVKQKYLTSKFKDQIALNESWKPESLAKTMSASIRARVSKSMAYRAKRAALLEVEGSIIEQYARLRDYGRELQRADPSTTINIKCAFPDTSNLPVFKRMYICLGALKNGFKAGCRTVIGLDGAHLKSCFGGQLLTAVGIDANNTSWVIAYAMVEAESKDSWMWFLELMVSDLNIEHEGRGWTFISDRQKGLIPAFNEVVPRAHIRFCVRHMWTNFTKLFPGKVMKDQMWTCAKSTTLPYFQKEMEDMKALDLDAYKWLTAKERPARHWCRAYFNTDVDCDIMINNLCESFNSWILEARGKPPVTMFEELRVKLMKRVAMRKEKMEAYHGNICPKPRVVIEKNKLKAATDCIPTFNGGDIAEVENIDRSKNVVDLRMRTSTCRRWDLSGIPCKHAISAIYLKRHDPDDYVAACYLKKTYMSIYNNFIQPVNSMDLWSRTEDPPILPPQYSRQPGRPKTARMKDASERVQEGGVKLGRVQRSLRCSNCKQVGHNLKTCQRHLPPKEKASVVNKKRKLNSQEGQTSENPSKKGKKPPMTKNELRQKAKQRAEYQMKRKAAKKASTLEANKSAPKTSKPIQAASTQQSSRPGQAGCAPTSSRSVQGSNASTKKVATPSRSSQRVRQNSGKGAAK
- the LOC112169929 gene encoding uncharacterized protein LOC112169929 isoform X2; translation: MIMCSAIPQWRLIILYLDHMELHNVFGEEDDDIFMYEDFLFNAAQSSSVIIEELPDSPKPGTSKGIMIREVEETISTQASIVGGLGPKDKGKQKLVEHDPSQKQKLVVYDTCKNQQSSGIGQSSGRVGSSKQQSSGIGQQANVQENEGSGLLDVEIDYLDELQSFGGMEYGSEECSEHEENSEDGGGDYDPCAEDEEYDHYGVDDDDEWLNEEDIEGTATRLESILGRSNVDEEWVDEEDMFGVDDSDDEKLVYTMNSDGKREELGCEFNPKTDMKNPAFKLKMKFATSQILRDALREHAIQGGWEYVFVKNDKTRVRVVCKEDNCPFQLFASKMQHESTLMVKSYDPVHKCTRKFNNSMVKQKYLTSKFKDQIALNESWKPESLAKTMSASIRARVSKSMAYRAKRAALLEVEGSIIEQYARLRDYGRELQRADPSTTINIKCAFPDTSNLPVFKRMYICLGALKNGFKAGCRTVIGLDGAHLKSCFGGQLLTAVGIDANNTSWVIAYAMVEAESKDSWMWFLELMVSDLNIEHEGRGWTFISDRQKGLIPAFNEVVPRAHIRFCVRHMWTNFTKLFPGKVMKDQMWTCAKSTTLPYFQKEMEDMKALDLDAYKWLTAKERPARHWCRAYFNTDVDCDIMINNLCESFNSWILEARGKPPVTMFEELRVKLMKRVAMRKEKMEAYHGNICPKPRVVIEKNKLKAATDCIPTFNGGDIAEVENIDRSKNVVDLRMRTSTCRRWDLSGIPCKHAISAIYLKRHDPDDYVAACYLKKTYMSIYNNFIQPVNSMDLWSRTEDPPILPPQYSRQPGRPKTARMKDASERVQEGGVKLGRVQRSLRCSNCKQVGHNLKTCQRHLPPKEKASVVNKKRKLNSQEGQTSENPSKKGKKPPMTKNELRQKAKQRAEYQMKRKAAKKASTLEANKSAPKTSKPIQAASTQQSSRPGQAGCAPTSSRSVQGSNASTKKVATPSRSSQRVRQNSGKGAAK